In Paenibacillus sp. J23TS9, a single genomic region encodes these proteins:
- a CDS encoding spore coat protein CotJB, which yields MKPETQKGAAIDQRYYELLEKIQVVDFALVELNLYLNTHPDDLKSVEQYNRLAQERIPLVRQFQELYGPLMNFGHAYSRFPFEWPQAPWPWQV from the coding sequence ATGAAACCGGAAACGCAAAAGGGTGCAGCGATCGATCAGCGGTATTATGAGCTTTTGGAAAAGATCCAGGTCGTTGATTTTGCTTTGGTCGAGCTGAACCTGTACCTGAACACTCATCCGGATGATTTGAAAAGTGTTGAGCAGTATAACCGGCTTGCCCAGGAACGGATTCCGCTTGTCAGGCAATTTCAGGAGTTGTACGGACCGTTGATGAATTTTGGGCATGCCTATTCCCGGTTTCCGTTTGAATGGCCGCAAGCACCTTGGCCTTGGCAGGTATAA
- a CDS encoding manganese catalase family protein produces MWVYEKKLQYPVRVSKCDPTMAKYLLEQYGGADGELAAALRYLNQRYTIPDKVIGVLNDIGTEEFAHLEMIATMVYKLTKDATVEQLECAGLGAHYAAHDKALFYNNASGVPFTAAYIQAKGDPLADLYEDIAAEEKARATYQWLIDMTDDVDLQDSLKFLREREIVHATRFREAVEIIKDDRTQKRIF; encoded by the coding sequence ATGTGGGTGTATGAGAAGAAGCTGCAGTATCCGGTTCGTGTCAGCAAATGCGATCCGACAATGGCGAAATATTTGCTTGAGCAGTATGGAGGCGCTGATGGTGAATTGGCAGCGGCCCTGCGCTATTTAAATCAGCGCTACACCATACCTGATAAAGTTATTGGCGTGTTGAACGATATTGGCACCGAAGAATTCGCCCACTTGGAAATGATTGCGACGATGGTCTATAAATTGACGAAGGACGCCACCGTCGAGCAGCTTGAATGCGCTGGCCTTGGCGCCCATTATGCCGCTCATGACAAGGCCCTTTTCTATAATAATGCTTCCGGAGTGCCATTTACGGCAGCTTATATCCAAGCTAAAGGTGATCCGCTTGCGGACCTGTATGAAGATATTGCAGCGGAGGAGAAGGCTCGGGCTACATATCAATGGCTGATCGATATGACGGATGATGTAGATCTGCAGGACAGCTTGAAGTTTCTGCGCGAGCGTGAGATTGTTCATGCAACCCGTTTCAGGGAAGCGGTGGAGATCATTAAGGATGATCGCACTCAGAAGAGAATCTTCTGA
- the ytvI gene encoding sporulation integral membrane protein YtvI translates to MSGKQLLLIGIGLLLLYILFTAGAPFLLAALVAISLEPIHGMMMSKLKWNRVAAASLTCTLFLLLVLLLVYMLGLQVFGQLVDYWKNAPSYFAAANDFAQNTMIQARGWLDRIQPDLAESLRVFLSNVTQYAESFANTLSSTFLNFAKGIPGTFVFFVVFFVAVYLFSYGLPTLRSGLLSLFEEEMQGQIQQVLQSLKRSIFGFIQAQMILSAFTYVVTLTGLLILNIHYPLAIAMLIMFVDILPILGVGSVLIPWAAYLFIVGDSYTGFGLSLLFIVITVARRVIEPKVIGDSVGIGALSALVSMYIGFKLVGVIGVFIGPLVVIIYSAIRKAGLFQIKIKL, encoded by the coding sequence ATGTCAGGGAAACAGCTGCTTCTCATCGGAATCGGGCTTTTACTGCTGTATATTCTGTTTACGGCGGGAGCACCGTTTCTGCTGGCTGCCCTGGTTGCCATTTCACTCGAGCCTATTCATGGCATGATGATGTCCAAATTGAAATGGAACCGGGTTGCGGCCGCTTCCCTCACATGTACCTTGTTTCTGCTTCTGGTTCTGCTTCTGGTGTACATGCTGGGACTGCAGGTATTTGGTCAGCTTGTGGATTACTGGAAGAACGCCCCTTCGTATTTTGCGGCTGCCAACGATTTTGCGCAGAATACCATGATACAAGCCCGGGGGTGGCTTGACCGCATTCAGCCTGATCTGGCTGAAAGCCTAAGAGTCTTTCTTTCGAATGTTACACAGTACGCGGAGTCTTTTGCGAACACTTTATCTTCCACGTTTTTGAATTTTGCAAAAGGTATTCCCGGTACTTTCGTGTTTTTCGTCGTATTCTTTGTCGCAGTGTACTTGTTCAGCTATGGTCTGCCCACGCTTCGCTCAGGACTGCTATCCCTGTTTGAAGAGGAGATGCAAGGGCAGATTCAGCAGGTACTGCAGAGCTTGAAAAGATCAATTTTCGGTTTTATACAGGCCCAGATGATACTCAGTGCCTTCACGTATGTCGTCACGTTGACAGGTCTGCTCATTCTAAACATTCATTACCCGCTTGCAATCGCCATGCTGATTATGTTCGTGGATATTTTACCAATCCTTGGCGTGGGCTCTGTCCTCATTCCATGGGCTGCCTATTTGTTTATTGTGGGGGACTCTTATACAGGCTTCGGGCTGTCACTCCTCTTTATTGTCATTACCGTGGCAAGGCGGGTCATCGAACCGAAGGTTATTGGCGATTCCGTCGGGATCGGAGCGCTTTCGGCGCTGGTAAGCATGTACATTGGCTTTAAATTGGTCGGTGTGATTGGTGTATTCATCGGCCCCCTGGTGGTTATTATCTATTCGGCTATCCGCAAAGCGGGATTATTTCAGATCAAAATCAAGTTATAA
- a CDS encoding YheC/YheD family protein, with protein MHAIAIGTLGIMCCSRPGSPPFSDEGYCRRLTVLGKKYGIRVIVFCPADASKDRSFVEGYTYKQGEWRKDRFPFPDIVYDRCLFHRGKEFMDASSLLSEARFAKKWVLWSRGLPGKWRVYQVLKKERSLLSHLPVTRIFRGSESLMSNLEAFDGEVFLKPKGGSQGKNTLYIRKDPESGTMLIKGRDSLNRFIEKNVASTAGGLQWIRQFTENREYIIQPFLHLYSKNNRPFDVRVLMQKNEKGLWMRTGMAVREGAAGSMTSNLHGGGKALPVLPYLSEQFEAKQAEHMTETLGQISETIPPILESHFGRLGELGIDFGIDTKGNLWLLEVNSKPGRTSIRHAGDPDSAVLASENPLRYARYLLLRQLRRVN; from the coding sequence ATGCATGCCATAGCGATTGGAACACTCGGCATCATGTGCTGCAGCCGTCCCGGCAGTCCACCCTTTTCAGATGAAGGCTACTGCAGGAGACTGACCGTACTCGGAAAAAAATACGGAATACGAGTCATCGTCTTTTGCCCGGCAGATGCCTCGAAGGACCGCAGCTTCGTTGAGGGCTACACTTACAAGCAAGGCGAATGGCGTAAAGACCGGTTCCCTTTTCCTGACATTGTATACGATCGCTGTCTGTTTCACAGGGGAAAAGAATTCATGGATGCGTCAAGTCTTCTTTCGGAAGCCCGCTTTGCGAAAAAGTGGGTGCTTTGGTCCCGGGGACTTCCGGGCAAATGGAGGGTTTATCAGGTCTTGAAAAAAGAGCGCTCCCTCCTCTCTCATCTCCCAGTTACCAGGATTTTCCGGGGAAGTGAAAGCCTGATGAGCAATTTAGAGGCTTTTGACGGTGAGGTCTTCCTGAAACCTAAAGGCGGTTCTCAAGGAAAAAACACACTTTATATACGGAAAGATCCGGAATCAGGAACCATGCTCATTAAGGGCAGAGATTCTCTCAACCGGTTCATCGAAAAGAACGTTGCATCTACGGCCGGCGGTTTACAGTGGATTCGGCAGTTTACTGAAAACCGCGAATATATCATCCAGCCGTTTCTGCATCTGTACAGCAAGAACAACCGCCCTTTTGATGTCAGGGTGTTAATGCAGAAAAATGAAAAAGGGTTGTGGATGCGAACCGGTATGGCGGTCCGGGAGGGCGCCGCTGGGAGCATGACCTCCAACCTTCACGGCGGCGGAAAAGCCCTTCCCGTACTGCCGTATCTAAGCGAACAATTCGAAGCTAAGCAGGCAGAACATATGACGGAAACCCTCGGGCAGATATCTGAGACCATTCCGCCGATTCTGGAAAGTCATTTTGGCAGGCTTGGAGAACTGGGCATCGACTTCGGGATCGATACGAAAGGGAATTTGTGGCTGCTGGAGGTCAACTCCAAGCCAGGACGCACCTCCATCCGGCATGCCGGTGACCCAGACAGCGCTGTTCTCGCTTCGGAAAATCCGCTCCGTTATGCCCGCTATCTATTGCTTCGACAACTTAGGAGGGTAAATTGA
- a CDS encoding spore coat associated protein CotJA, with translation MLYRTYVVPPNQYITFQPLDWPQFSLQEALTRGTLWPNLYSPYSPNRSAQEGGA, from the coding sequence ATGCTTTACAGAACATACGTCGTTCCGCCGAACCAATATATCACTTTTCAACCACTGGATTGGCCGCAGTTCAGCCTGCAGGAAGCTTTGACTAGAGGGACGCTGTGGCCTAACTTGTACAGCCCATACAGTCCGAACCGGAGCGCACAGGAGGGGGGAGCCTGA
- the yfkAB gene encoding radical SAM/CxCxxxxC motif protein YfkAB: MNTVKLSPINDPWDPIGSLRAYGRHVLTSVEMTVTHLCNMRCEHCAVGDMLVMKEADFLPLDLMLKKLDEVEHLQTISLTGGEPSFREKTVNEVIVPLLRYAKERGVRTQINSNLTLDISRYEKMLPYLDVMHISFNYLNGDDFHEVGFANSNHPVPKETAYRMYDKMMENSVKLSEAGMFISAESMINYRTHTKLAGIHKLIQEMGCKRHEVHPMYASNFASALPVLSLEETRKAIDSLLDVRDPEMWMLFGTLPFFACSSNPDEMKLIRRLASEPNVTVRNDPDGRNRVNVNLFSGDVYVTDFSDVPPFGNIQTSRLDDIFNAWQMDHPLNKTINCHCDAAGCCGPNLLVKDMYYKNTDFSIRQANIL, from the coding sequence ATGAATACTGTAAAACTGTCGCCTATCAATGATCCTTGGGATCCTATTGGTTCGCTCAGAGCATATGGACGTCATGTGCTGACGAGTGTGGAAATGACAGTCACTCATTTATGCAACATGCGTTGTGAGCATTGCGCCGTAGGAGACATGCTCGTTATGAAAGAAGCGGATTTTTTGCCGCTTGATCTAATGCTGAAAAAATTGGATGAGGTCGAGCATTTGCAAACGATCAGTCTGACGGGGGGAGAGCCGTCCTTCCGCGAAAAAACCGTGAATGAGGTCATTGTGCCTCTGCTCCGCTACGCCAAAGAACGCGGCGTCCGGACGCAGATTAATTCCAATCTGACTCTGGATATTAGCCGATACGAGAAAATGCTTCCGTATCTGGATGTGATGCATATTTCATTCAATTATTTAAACGGCGACGATTTCCATGAGGTGGGCTTTGCCAACAGCAATCATCCAGTTCCGAAGGAAACGGCTTACCGTATGTACGATAAAATGATGGAGAATTCCGTCAAGCTCAGCGAAGCGGGGATGTTTATTTCAGCCGAGTCGATGATTAATTATCGTACGCATACAAAGCTGGCTGGAATTCACAAACTAATACAGGAAATGGGCTGCAAGCGTCATGAAGTTCATCCGATGTATGCTTCCAATTTTGCCAGCGCCCTGCCGGTGCTTTCGCTGGAGGAAACTCGGAAGGCTATTGATTCTTTGCTGGACGTCCGTGACCCGGAGATGTGGATGTTGTTTGGAACCCTGCCGTTTTTTGCGTGCAGCAGTAATCCGGATGAAATGAAGCTCATCCGCCGTCTTGCGTCGGAGCCGAACGTAACGGTCCGAAATGATCCAGACGGGCGCAACCGTGTCAATGTCAACTTGTTTTCCGGTGATGTATATGTGACCGACTTTTCAGATGTTCCTCCATTCGGGAATATTCAGACCAGTCGGCTTGATGATATTTTCAATGCATGGCAAATGGATCATCCGCTGAACAAAACGATTAACTGCCACTGTGATGCGGCAGGATGCTGCGGACCGAATTTGCTGGTGAAGGACATGTATTATAAGAATACGGATTTTAGCATAAGGCAAGCTAACATATTATAA
- a CDS encoding HAD family hydrolase, producing MSNPSKLTRPEAMIFDMDGTLFQTESVLLPAYHKLFDTLRSEGLYTSPTPPEERMLGSLGMLLEDIWKVVMPDGSVQAHNRANELLLQLELEGLAGGETLLYPEVKETLEALHKQGVKLYVASNGLEHYISGIVDTHELANLFDGLYSAGKQGTLSKVDLVKMLLEQEQVHSAWMVGDRSSDVEAGKKNDLGVIGCAYAGFGNHDELKGSDVRISSFSELLKLYDEAEAVSIT from the coding sequence ATGAGTAACCCAAGTAAACTGACCAGGCCTGAGGCAATGATTTTTGATATGGATGGAACGCTATTTCAAACCGAATCCGTACTTCTGCCTGCATACCACAAGCTGTTCGACACGCTGCGAAGTGAAGGCCTGTATACGTCGCCAACACCTCCGGAAGAGCGGATGCTGGGCAGCCTAGGGATGCTTCTGGAAGATATATGGAAAGTTGTGATGCCGGATGGCAGTGTACAAGCCCATAACCGAGCCAATGAACTGCTGCTTCAGCTTGAACTGGAGGGATTGGCCGGCGGTGAGACGCTGCTGTATCCGGAAGTCAAGGAAACGCTGGAAGCATTGCATAAGCAAGGTGTAAAGCTGTACGTTGCGAGCAACGGACTGGAGCATTATATCAGCGGTATCGTGGATACACATGAACTGGCTAATCTTTTTGATGGACTGTACAGCGCAGGCAAGCAGGGCACACTTTCCAAAGTGGATTTGGTGAAAATGCTGCTTGAGCAGGAACAGGTTCATTCCGCATGGATGGTGGGAGACCGCTCTTCGGACGTGGAAGCCGGAAAGAAAAATGACCTCGGTGTAATTGGCTGCGCTTATGCCGGTTTTGGTAATCATGACGAGCTAAAGGGATCGGATGTACGGATATCCTCTTTCTCGGAGCTTCTGAAACTGTATGATGAAGCGGAAGCGGTATCGATTACATAA
- a CDS encoding hemolysin family protein yields the protein MDGELEIGKLLYNLFLVLLLVFFNGVFVAAEFSLVKMRQSRLTQLVSEGNRMATYALKVNNKLDAYLSATQFGITLASLGLGWIGEPAISHLLVQPLMYKAGITDSTLIATVSVIIGFCIITFLHIVLGELAPKSLAIQKTEGAALLLSAPLMLFYKIFFPFIWLLNASANVILRLFGVQPATESEAAHSEEEIRILMNQSAKSGVIDKDEMKLMDNIFEFSDLLAREIMLPRTDMDCLFTNNTLEENLRIINETKHSRYPIAVEDKDQILGFVHITDFLLADEEHQKELTSLVRPILNVPESMEISHVLRLMQKKHAQLTLVVDEYGGTAGILTAEEILEEIVGELYDEFEDERPDVEIQEDFISVDGRMLIEDVNDLTGVIIEDDEVDSIGGWLFKELQGNPVKGMMIQMNNFIFEVEESTRLRITRVNIHRVAAADTSSEGEGADNGD from the coding sequence TTGGACGGGGAGTTAGAAATAGGCAAGCTATTATACAACCTTTTCCTGGTTTTGCTGCTTGTATTCTTTAACGGAGTATTTGTCGCGGCGGAGTTCTCGCTTGTAAAGATGCGCCAGTCCCGGCTGACGCAGCTGGTGAGCGAAGGCAACCGCATGGCAACTTATGCTTTAAAAGTAAACAATAAGCTGGATGCCTATTTATCCGCTACCCAATTTGGGATTACGCTGGCATCCCTGGGACTGGGCTGGATTGGCGAGCCTGCCATATCGCATCTCCTGGTACAGCCGCTCATGTATAAAGCAGGGATTACGGACAGCACGTTGATTGCGACGGTGTCCGTTATTATCGGCTTCTGTATTATTACCTTCCTACATATCGTTCTTGGAGAGCTTGCACCAAAGTCTCTGGCGATTCAGAAAACAGAAGGGGCAGCGCTGCTTTTATCCGCTCCATTGATGCTTTTCTATAAAATATTTTTCCCGTTCATTTGGCTGCTTAACGCATCCGCTAACGTGATTTTGCGGTTATTCGGCGTACAGCCGGCAACGGAATCAGAAGCTGCGCATTCTGAAGAGGAAATCCGCATATTAATGAATCAGAGTGCCAAAAGCGGAGTGATCGACAAGGATGAGATGAAGTTGATGGACAACATCTTTGAATTCTCCGATCTGCTGGCGCGCGAAATCATGCTGCCCCGTACGGATATGGACTGCCTGTTCACGAACAATACGCTGGAAGAGAATCTCAGAATCATCAATGAAACGAAGCATTCCCGCTATCCTATTGCCGTGGAGGACAAGGATCAGATACTCGGATTTGTGCATATTACTGATTTTTTACTTGCAGATGAGGAGCATCAGAAAGAACTGACTTCGCTCGTGCGGCCGATCCTGAATGTACCCGAGTCAATGGAGATCAGCCATGTACTCCGTCTGATGCAGAAGAAGCATGCTCAGCTGACACTGGTTGTGGATGAATACGGAGGTACGGCGGGGATACTGACCGCTGAAGAAATTCTGGAAGAGATCGTAGGCGAGTTGTATGACGAATTTGAAGATGAGCGGCCTGATGTAGAGATTCAGGAGGACTTCATCTCCGTTGACGGACGTATGCTGATTGAAGATGTGAATGATCTGACAGGCGTTATTATCGAGGATGATGAAGTGGATTCCATAGGCGGCTGGCTGTTCAAGGAATTGCAAGGCAATCCGGTTAAGGGCATGATGATTCAAATGAATAATTTTATTTTTGAGGTCGAAGAATCTACTAGACTCCGGATTACCCGGGTCAACATCCATCGCGTTGCCGCAGCCGACACATCAAGCGAAGGAGAAGGGGCGGACAACGGGGATTAA
- a CDS encoding YheC/YheD family protein, translating into MPGGPGFFRGNQANFQDIVRTGQEMGFPVYVVTVRDLKLNGEKIKGFTLNANDEWEQQLFPLPQVIYNRIPQREDEQKPAVRRKIKECLLHPTIQFYNPYFFNKWHLFEWLKKSKSTQHLVPKTKRFRGDPGLQKMLERYPCLYLKPESGKAGKGIMMLRYQKDKLLPYRLKVQHHKNSTTYKGANIQRLWARIKIETGVSPYIIQQGIELAAVDNRPFDLRVLLQKTEKGQWGVTGIGARMAGSKSITTHVPRGGSIEDPNKMLATVYGLDKAPGIMNRVKTTAIVIARQIERASGYAHGEMSMDLGMDAAGSIWFFEANAKPMKFDEPHIRQKSLERIFQYCQYLASR; encoded by the coding sequence ATGCCGGGAGGTCCCGGCTTTTTCCGGGGAAATCAGGCCAACTTTCAGGATATCGTCAGGACAGGACAGGAAATGGGATTTCCTGTCTATGTCGTGACCGTCAGGGATCTCAAGTTAAACGGAGAGAAAATCAAGGGATTTACGCTGAATGCAAATGACGAGTGGGAACAGCAGCTTTTCCCACTCCCTCAAGTCATCTATAATCGTATTCCGCAGCGCGAGGATGAACAGAAGCCAGCCGTACGACGCAAAATCAAGGAATGTCTGCTGCATCCAACCATCCAATTTTACAATCCTTATTTTTTTAATAAATGGCATTTGTTTGAATGGCTCAAAAAATCAAAATCAACCCAGCACCTCGTGCCGAAGACAAAAAGATTCCGCGGTGATCCTGGACTTCAAAAAATGCTCGAACGCTACCCCTGCCTCTATTTGAAACCCGAAAGCGGAAAGGCCGGAAAAGGTATTATGATGCTGAGATACCAGAAGGACAAACTGCTTCCCTATCGTCTGAAGGTACAGCATCATAAAAACAGCACCACCTATAAAGGAGCGAATATACAGCGTCTATGGGCGCGTATTAAGATCGAAACCGGGGTCAGCCCCTATATTATACAGCAGGGCATTGAGCTGGCTGCCGTTGACAATCGTCCGTTTGATTTGCGGGTCCTGCTGCAGAAGACGGAAAAAGGCCAATGGGGTGTTACAGGAATAGGCGCACGTATGGCCGGCTCCAAAAGTATAACAACTCATGTCCCGCGGGGAGGCAGCATCGAGGATCCGAACAAAATGCTCGCAACCGTTTATGGTCTAGACAAGGCGCCTGGCATCATGAATCGGGTGAAAACGACGGCCATTGTCATCGCCAGACAGATCGAGAGGGCATCCGGGTACGCTCATGGTGAAATGTCCATGGATCTTGGGATGGATGCTGCAGGCAGCATATGGTTTTTTGAGGCGAACGCTAAACCCATGAAATTCGATGAGCCTCATATCCGTCAAAAATCGCTCGAACGTATTTTCCAATACTGCCAATATCTCGCGAGCCGCTAG
- a CDS encoding GNAT family N-acetyltransferase, which yields MSKEVILNMQVASLLSFPRKEWSRKHAQVMRFLFEYGRKQTLREDYIKLAQANEYILLQPGTSLLTATVRGETGPVLIGASFIKDYGEEAFLIAVHPLYRRKGIGISLLSEQLALLGKMQCQAGLNQIPFLNLCFRAGLTASSLTKDSSGRALLNLVGDSNNTVRLQAASIKEGETLCRFPS from the coding sequence ATGTCAAAGGAAGTGATTTTAAACATGCAAGTTGCATCCCTGCTCTCCTTTCCACGCAAAGAATGGAGCCGCAAGCACGCCCAAGTGATGCGGTTCCTGTTCGAGTATGGTCGAAAGCAGACGTTACGTGAAGATTATATCAAGTTAGCTCAAGCAAACGAATATATCTTACTGCAGCCCGGCACCTCCTTGCTTACGGCAACCGTACGCGGGGAGACCGGTCCTGTTTTGATAGGCGCATCTTTTATTAAAGATTATGGTGAAGAAGCCTTTCTGATCGCTGTTCATCCGCTTTATCGACGAAAAGGAATCGGCATCTCCCTCTTATCAGAGCAGCTTGCCCTGCTTGGGAAAATGCAATGCCAGGCAGGTCTAAATCAGATTCCCTTCCTGAACCTTTGCTTCCGCGCAGGACTTACCGCCTCCTCACTGACAAAAGATTCATCAGGAAGAGCTCTCCTGAATCTTGTAGGAGATTCGAATAATACGGTTCGCCTTCAGGCGGCCTCGATTAAAGAAGGTGAAACGTTGTGCCGATTCCCGTCTTAG
- a CDS encoding YheC/YheD family protein produces MSLTFCNVHFSQQPEKVVYISNTLMKSLKLSGKKNIQLRLGNDTIHAAVKSIKKPGKHLFLGSAVRSGIHIPSAGGIYIRNLQEDEVQLGPLIGVLSDGPTNTKQPFSSRTGFIKQLLREGKKKCYIFAFTPRDINWQKDTVNGYFLGDNGNFYRKTVPLPDVVYNRLPSRKAETSSSINQLRERLSRRRIPYFNWSFFNKSDIYRLLENDNTVNLYVPESHMSPTPEKIKEMLERHQFLYYKPSAGSLGKGIYRLTYLPKKGYFVRYRKGSGNVLLRFSTFNSMMRMLQSRHGRTLDSYVIQQGIRLVEIDNCPIDFRFHMHKNGNNKWVVVGIGAKKAGRGSVTTHLKNGGSLLTPEQALSRTFGSKSEEVLQNAKKIAITLAEGIEFHHQHLLGEIGFDLGIDQDEKVWMFEANAKPGRSIFSHPSLRSEGKASVEHILEHCLYLSKFRRRDSE; encoded by the coding sequence ATGAGTTTGACTTTTTGTAATGTTCATTTTTCGCAGCAGCCCGAGAAAGTCGTCTATATATCCAATACACTTATGAAAAGCTTGAAGCTGTCCGGCAAGAAAAACATTCAGCTCCGTCTCGGCAATGACACCATTCATGCTGCCGTAAAATCCATCAAGAAGCCGGGCAAACATCTTTTTCTCGGCTCGGCTGTCCGGAGCGGTATCCATATTCCATCCGCCGGCGGCATCTATATACGAAACCTGCAAGAAGATGAGGTTCAACTCGGACCTTTGATTGGCGTGCTCTCTGATGGACCAACGAACACCAAGCAGCCATTTTCATCCCGCACGGGATTCATCAAACAGCTGCTTCGCGAAGGAAAAAAGAAATGCTATATTTTTGCTTTTACGCCGCGGGATATCAACTGGCAGAAGGATACGGTGAACGGCTACTTTCTGGGTGATAACGGCAACTTTTACCGAAAGACCGTACCTCTGCCCGATGTTGTCTACAACCGTCTTCCCAGCCGAAAAGCTGAAACCTCATCTTCAATCAACCAGCTAAGAGAACGTCTCAGCCGCAGAAGAATTCCGTACTTTAACTGGAGCTTTTTTAACAAATCGGATATATACCGCCTGCTTGAAAACGACAACACTGTCAACTTGTATGTACCGGAATCCCATATGAGCCCTACACCGGAAAAAATCAAAGAGATGCTGGAAAGACACCAGTTTCTCTACTACAAGCCTTCAGCGGGAAGTTTGGGAAAGGGAATTTACCGCCTGACCTATCTGCCCAAAAAGGGATATTTTGTACGCTACCGCAAGGGAAGCGGCAATGTACTGCTTCGATTCAGCACATTCAACAGCATGATGAGGATGCTGCAATCCAGGCATGGCCGTACACTTGATTCTTATGTGATTCAGCAGGGCATTCGCTTGGTTGAAATTGACAATTGCCCGATCGACTTCCGGTTCCATATGCATAAAAACGGCAATAACAAATGGGTTGTCGTTGGAATCGGTGCGAAAAAGGCAGGACGGGGCAGCGTGACAACACATTTGAAAAATGGAGGATCACTACTGACTCCTGAACAGGCACTGAGTCGTACCTTTGGTTCCAAATCGGAAGAGGTACTGCAAAATGCTAAAAAAATCGCTATTACGCTTGCCGAGGGTATTGAGTTCCACCACCAGCATCTGCTAGGCGAAATTGGATTTGATCTCGGGATTGACCAGGATGAAAAGGTATGGATGTTTGAAGCCAATGCCAAACCCGGCCGCTCCATATTCAGCCATCCTTCCCTGCGGTCGGAAGGGAAAGCCTCTGTGGAACACATCCTCGAACACTGCCTTTATCTGAGTAAATTCCGCAGGAGGGATTCTGAGTGA
- a CDS encoding YheC/YheD family protein: protein MPIPVLGILTLYMNEQKHLEEKPVYQKMIIEGRKVGLDVFVFTPMDVNESKQKIYALEYDAKKGTWGRSWRSFPHMIYDRCRIQKGYRFTQLLQFRRRYSHLLFLNRPLRNKWTIYEVLSRKPEFKKYLPETHLYHGFTDAHQMLKRKPVIFLKPINGTGGRGILRIERLKENSQYYIQGRNQQRKIIAPQKIHASRLGSVLHSWNMKDRYLVQEGIPIDLPDGRVHDYRMLVQKNREGIWQLTGIAGRVGAPRSITSNLHGGGHAVTMNSILDKWIEDAENRQKVEKRAEKLGIGVAAFLEGQYGALCELALDLAINKKGHIYLLEVNPKPAREVFSQIGDADMYRQAIVRPLEYAVWLYGQREESKKTNKPQ from the coding sequence GTGCCGATTCCCGTCTTAGGTATCTTGACGCTGTACATGAATGAACAAAAACATCTTGAGGAAAAGCCCGTTTACCAGAAAATGATCATTGAAGGCCGTAAAGTGGGATTGGATGTATTTGTTTTTACACCAATGGACGTCAATGAGAGCAAACAAAAGATCTATGCACTGGAGTATGATGCCAAAAAAGGTACATGGGGGCGAAGCTGGCGGAGCTTCCCTCATATGATCTATGACCGCTGCCGAATCCAGAAGGGCTACCGGTTCACGCAGCTCCTCCAGTTCAGGCGCCGCTACAGCCATCTATTATTTTTAAACCGGCCGCTGCGAAACAAATGGACGATATATGAGGTGCTTTCACGTAAGCCCGAATTCAAAAAGTATCTTCCGGAGACACATCTGTATCATGGATTTACTGATGCACATCAAATGCTGAAGAGAAAGCCGGTTATCTTCTTAAAACCAATCAACGGAACGGGTGGTCGCGGGATTTTACGGATTGAGCGGCTGAAGGAGAACTCCCAATATTATATTCAAGGGAGAAACCAGCAACGGAAAATCATTGCACCTCAGAAAATACACGCTTCCCGTCTGGGATCCGTTTTGCATAGCTGGAATATGAAGGACCGTTATCTGGTGCAAGAGGGCATCCCTATAGACCTTCCGGACGGCCGCGTCCATGATTACCGCATGCTGGTGCAGAAAAACAGAGAAGGCATCTGGCAGCTCACCGGCATAGCCGGCAGAGTGGGAGCTCCGCGGAGTATTACCTCCAATTTGCATGGAGGCGGGCATGCGGTAACCATGAATTCCATACTGGATAAATGGATAGAAGATGCGGAGAACCGCCAAAAAGTTGAGAAGCGTGCAGAGAAGCTGGGCATCGGGGTAGCTGCTTTTCTGGAAGGTCAATACGGCGCATTATGTGAACTGGCTCTGGATTTGGCCATAAACAAAAAAGGGCATATTTACCTTCTGGAGGTAAACCCCAAACCCGCAAGGGAAGTTTTTTCGCAAATCGGTGATGCCGACATGTACCGGCAGGCCATAGTCAGACCGCTGGAGTATGCCGTTTGGCTGTATGGGCAAAGAGAAGAATCCAAAAAGACCAACAAACCGCAGTAA